From the Eschrichtius robustus isolate mEscRob2 chromosome 19, mEscRob2.pri, whole genome shotgun sequence genome, the window GCCTTCATAGCTCATATCACTaatattaatctttaaaaatctaccttcggggcttccctggtggcgcagtggttaagaatccgcctgccaatgcaggggacacgggttcaagccctggtttgggaagaccccacatgctgcggagcaactaagcccacgtgccacaactactgagcctgcgctctggagcccgcgagccacaactactgagcccgtgtgccacaactactgaagcccgtgcgcctagagcccgtgctccacgacaagagaagccactgcaatgagaagcctgcgcaccgcaacgaagagcagcccccactcgccgcaactagagaaagctcgcgcacggcaacgaagacccaacgcatacaaaaataaaataaataaatttattaaaaaaaaaaatcatctaccttccccactagaatgtaagttccacgaGGACAGGGCTTTTGAGGGTCTTGTTCACCATTATAATACCAGCACCTAAACCAGTGCTTTAAACAGTATTCCATATCTGATGAATCAACAAATAACAGAACCCAGGAATCAGGATGTTGGTTCCAAGTAACAGAAAGCCCAATTCAACTGAgcttaaatgattaaaaaaaaaaaaagctttattggaTTCCCTAATAAGAAAGTCCTGAAGTAACTCATTTCAGGTGAAGCCTGATCCAGCACTTTGACAACATCACCAACCACCTGATGCCTTTCTGTCTCTCCACTAGGCCTTCCAAGAAAATAGCTTCATCCCTGTGGCCACAACACACTTGGATGCGTGCTTTTCAGTAATTATCATCCCTGCTGTATATTAGATGTTTGCCCCCTGTCAGACCCTGTGctcctcacaataatcctctgagatgaaaagtattataatttccattttacagtgaAGAAATTGAACCTCAGAAAGGTGAAGTCACTTATTTAAAATCATACCACTAGTAACTAGGTTAATAACGCTCTAATTCCTTTTACTGTCACTTTAACAATCATGGAAATTTTAATGCTGATGAACATGCTGCTGATAATAGCTATCACATGctcagcacttactatgtgtcaggtatcTTGCTAGTACTCCActaacttctctgtgccctgGTTCCCTCTACATATAAAGGCAATAATAATATTACCACATAGAAtgactatgaggattaaatgagctaatacataAAACGGTAAGATCTCAAAAAACATTCGTTTGTTTCAGTTAGCTATTGCTGGGTAACAAGTCATCCTCAAAACACAGTGGCTTAAAATAGCAACCATTTGTTTGCTTCCGATTCTGTAGTTTGGACAAGGCTCTGACTCAGGATGCCTCGTCTCAATGCCACATGGTGTCAGCTGGAGCTGGGCTAGACTAAGATGGCATCACTCATGTGTGATTTAGCACATCGGCTAAAACAGTGGAAGAGCTGGGGGATGACTGGGCCTCTCTCTTTCCACATCTCTCTCCAGTGGGGGAGCTGGACTTCTTTCTACAGTAGCCCAGGGCTCCAAGAGAGTAAAAAGCACAGCTGCCAGGCCTCTTAAGGCCCAGGCCTTCCAACCAGCAGAGCATCACTTCCACTGCATTCTGTGGGTCAAAACAACTCACAGACCAGCCCAGATTAAAAGGGAGGAGGAGACCCCACCTCTTCATGGGAGAAGCAGGAAAGAACACGCGGCCTTCTTTAGTAGCAGCCTCCTCACTGGTCTACTTCAATCCTTAATCCCCTATAGCCAATTCCCCACACTACAGCCTGGGGGAGTTTTTAACACACGTAACCAACCATGCCTGCTTCCACTGTTTAAAATTCTTCCACAACTTCCCTGGGAATTCTGGGAAGCCGCGTggagaggccaaaaaaaaaaaaaaaaaaattcttctacaACTTCCCACTGCACGTGGGGTAAGGACACAGACTCCTTACAGGATCCACATGGTCTGGCCTCTTGCTCCCCCTCAGCCTCTAGGTTCcaagcaccacacacacacttaccTCTTAACAGAGTTAATGCCTACCCCATCACCTCAAACCTCACTTCCTAGGGTCCAGATTAGACTTCCTGTTAAGTGCTCTTATGACACTCTACCTTTCTCTGTAATTTCATATTTGCGTGGTAAGTTGACAATCTGAACCTCCACCCCGGAGACTGTGAGCTCTCTGGGGACAGGGAAActgttttgttctctgctgtATTCTCAATCCTGAGCACAAAGCAGAGGCAAggtgaaatgtctgttgaatgtCTGAGACCTCAGAAAACTTTAAGGCAGCCCCTTAAGGTTCTGTGCATAGAGGATCAACAGAGTCCCTAGAATACTAGGATCGGGAATTGTACTACTGaaatcatccatccattcattcagtaaatagttATTGAGCCTGTACTACATGTCAAGAGCTCTTCTAGGTGTTAGACATAAAGCATGGAGTAGACAAAAGCTCCTGCCCTCACGAAGCTCATGATCTACtacagggagagacagacagtaaacaagataaataaattatgcaaCGTGTTAAGCAGTGATATGATTAATGCTAAGGAAAAAGCTAAAGGGAAGACAGATacgaattttttttaacaaatttatttatttttggctgcgttgggtctttgttgctgcgcgcgggcttttctctagttgcagagagcgggggctgctctttgttgcggtgcgtgggcttctcactgcattggcttctcttgtttcagggcacgggctctaggcgcgcgggcctcagtagctgtggcgcatgggcttagttgctccgcggcatgtgggatcttcccggaccagggctcgaacccacgtcccctgcattggcaggtggattcatcaccactgcgccaccagggaagcccagatacaAATATTTGTGGCACCATTCTAGAAGGGTGGTCAAGAAAGATCTCAAGGAGAAAGTAACATCTGAGTAAAGACCTAAAGGAGATGGTGGTGGTGAGCCTTGACTATTCGGGAGAAGAGTGTTCAACGTAAAGAAAACAGCAATTGCAGAGGCcctgaggccagtgtggctggaacagagGGAACAAGAAGGGAGTAGATGATGTCAGACAGGCCACAGGGACAGATAATGCAGGGCCTTGCGGGCCTTGGAGAGGAACGTGGCATTTACTTTCTGTGAGATGGAGCCACAGGGTACCGAGCAGGGGAGGGATGTGACCAGACCCAGGTGTTCACAGTGTCCCTTTGCTGCATGTGAGAAACAGACAGTGGGGAGCAAACAGACCACTGAGGTCTAAGCAGGAGATAAGGGTGGACAGGGCCAGGGTCACAGGAGTGGAGGTGGGAAGAAATGGTCCGATTCTGAATATCCTTTGAAGGTATTTGCTGATGGACCAGACATGGATAAAAGACAAAGAGGGGAACCAAGGACTACTCTCAAGCTTTTGGTCTGAAAAGAATGGAGGTGGCATTTAGTGAGAATGTTTGGGGAAAAAACCAGGAGTTCAATTTCGCAAAGATTACTCTCAATATCTCTAGATATCCAGGAGAAGATTATCATGTTGGCAGTCAGTCAACAGGCCAGGAGAGGGGTTCTGGGCTAGAAACAGAAATTGGGAATATATATTTCCATGCTCATCACAAATTCCTCACAGGACCCACATGATTTGACTCCTGCTGATGTCTTGAGGTTCATCCTGCACCTTGCTAAGTCAATAGTTCACACACAAATCCTGAGCCCTCCACTTCCTAGccatgtgatcctgggcaagttacttaattttctcTACCATTAGTAATCTTATTTGCAAAAGGGAGATCTCCTGCTTCCTACGACCgttcattcaaaaaaaaagttttataagcATTTTTGATACGTCAGGCACTGTCCCACAGTGCTGGAGAGATCCCTTTCGCGCCCGTCTTCGCCTCCCTCTCCCACACAGCCTGTCAACTCAGCCTTCTGGAAGTCTCCCCCACCGACATTCATCTTCCCCTCCCATCCAAGGCCCCTGCCCTGCTCCATCCCCGACACCTCCTGCCTAGGATACCACAGCTGCCATCCTGAGCTCCCAGACCCTAGTCTTTTTCCCGTCGATCTATTCCCAGCTGGCAGCAAATTGGGCCCCTTCCCTTCTGGAAATCCCTCCGTAGCTCCTCACTGCCCTCAGgacaaagtccaaactccttaaaGAGCCAACAAAATCTTCCACGATCTAATTCACACAGCATTTTCAATAAGATTTCCACCAACACCAATCACCTGCAGGACATTCACACACCAGGCTATTTCTCATCGTTGCCTTTGCGCAAGCCATTCCACCGCAATACCGCCACCCCCAAAAGTCCCTCcgtcttcaggtctcagctcagacaGCACCTCCTCCCCCGGCAAGGTTTCCCTACCGGTGCCGGGCCTGGGTTCTCTCCGCGTTTCACGCTGCCTCCGTTAGCGAACACATGCAGGCCCGTATTGGGGCCTTTGCCCGTCTCTCCTACTGACTGGGGCTTCCCGCGAGCCGGGCCCAACACAGAGGCTAGTGACGCCCCACGTGGTGGGGCCGCTTCGGGCCTCCGCGCTTACCTCCTGTTCGGTAACTATGAACGCCTAACCTGCGCGCTCTCCCGGCACAGCGCAGTCACCCACCTTCCGCAAGACTTAGAGAACTCAATACTCCCGGAGAGTCTGGCCAAAGCCACCCAATTACAGCCGTCTCCTCCTCTACAGCCCGCCTTACGCATCCGGGCTCCGGCTGCTTCTGACTGCCGATTGGCTACCTGAGAACCCGCCCCTAAACACGTGAGCGAAAAGGATTCTGGTCTTTATAGTTCAGCAGCGAAAACGGGGAGAAAAAAATTGCCAACTAGAACTCCATTTCCCAGGAAGCGCCGCGCCCCGGTGGCGGGGGACGATACCCTTTGATCCTGGCGGCTCTTGATTGGCCGGTTAGAGACAGAAGTTTCCAAATTACCATGGAAACAGGCCCACTTACCTGGAACCCCGGGAATTTCTTTTTGCCTGAGAATCTTAAAATGCTTTGCTCCACAATGGTTGCGAAGAGTGAGACAAGACGTGTGGGGGTAAATTCTGTACccactgcctgcctgcctgccattCCCCAGGTGGCACCAATAAGGCCTGCTACATGCACTCAGCACCTACCGGATGCCTGGCAAAATAAGCCATGCCTTTGCGGACTCTGTGGAAGCCCTGGCTTATTAGCGCAGAACCTGATGTTTCCCAAAGACAGGCCAGAGCTGGGCCTTTACCTTTCAAGGTCTCAGTTTACCCTAGAAAGAGCAAGTGTGGGCTAGCATTCTATCCAGGATTTGTCTAGCATTCCACAGCCCCAGACCTCCTGCAGCCCCATGCCTGCACCAATAGCCATAACCTCCCCAGGGACCAGGGACTCATCCCACACGACAAAGCTCTTCCAGCACCCCTTCCCCAAACACCGTTCCCCACCACGCCTCTGAGGGCTGGGTGAGGGGAGCCGAGGGCCTGCAAACGCTCAGCCGGGAATGTGAGAAAGCTCTTTACTGGGGGGTACAGCAAGGAGGAGCAAGGCCATCTCCCCctacctgcccccaccccctcctaGGGCCCTGGGGTGAGAGGGAATCTCCCCCTCCCCGCACTGGACCACCACTGTCTTTGGtacaataaatagaaaacaagggGAGAGAAGGGACCAAGGGTCCAGTCCTTAGTGGGGAGGTGAGCCTAAACCCCTCTCCTTGaacccctgccccaggccccaaTCAGTGCAGGCCTCACCCACCCCGGCTGGGTAGCAGCAATTCCAGTCAACGGGAGAGATGAGGATGGGAGCCCAGGGCGCCCAgattgggtgggtgggggggtatGGCTTCAGGAGGGGccccagggagggggcagggtcatGAGCTGGCTGCCGTGCTCTGGGGTATACCACAGAGGCCCAAGTGAGGCCCCAGAGTGGCAGGGTCatcagggggtgggaggggtggacgACCTCCTGTCATCCGAGTCCGGAGGGCTGAGGCAGCCGGGTGCTGGGGGGCAGGCGCTGGGTGAGGCTGGGAGCAGTCCGGAGGGCCGCCCACCAGGCTCACATCCATCAGCTCCGGGGGTGGTGGCGAGGTTGGTGACAGGGGACGGCCAAGGCATCGGGGTTGAGGGGGTAACTGGGCCCCGGCCCCCGGCAGTGatgaggcagaggcaggggccTGATGTGTCTTGTGCGGCACATCACCCCCTGCCCAGGGGCGCAGTGGCTGGGAGGGCAGGACCTAAAGGAGCAAAGGAACAGTTGGTGATGGAGACCTAGGTCCTGAAGCCCCGGACACTCCACCACCCACTTCCAAAGTCCCCAAGGTCCCATTACCTGGGGGCTGTTCATCTCACAGTCAGCGATGGGGGGCCCAGGGCCCCCACAATATCGGTTGCTATAGCGGTAAGTCCGGTTGTCACTGGAGGAGCCACTGGAGCCTCCTGGAAGTGCCAGGGAAAGAGAGGACAGGCCTTAAGCGAGGAAAGGTAGGGCTGGGTTTTCAGGTGGCTGAGTCTGGTTCATGGTCCAGGCCCAGGTCTGGGCTTTGGGGCCAGCACCCAGTCGAAGGATCAGACCCAATTTTGAGATCAGGGGTCAGAGTTCAGTTTGGGGGGGTCAAAGAGTCAGAACCAGTTTTAGAGATCTGAACCCAAGCTCAGTTTCAGAGACCAAATCAGGGCCAGTCTGAGCTCGCCTACCCCACCCATTCTGGAGTTGAGGATCATGCAGTTTCATAGCTCTAGGTGAAGGCCCAGTGACAAGGCCGCCGCCAGATCAGGCCAAACCAGAGCTGCCCCGACCCGTTCTACCCCATCTGGCACTGAGCACCCACCAGAGCTGGAGATGGAGCTGGCGGTGCTGGAAGAGGGGCAGGTATCGAGGGGCGCGGGCGAGGTGGAGGCACTGCTGCCTGCCGGGCCCGTGTTGGTGGCCTCATCAGCCGTGCGGCGGAAGAAGCCGTGCTGCAGAGCCCCCAGTGGGCTGATGCGGGCGGCGGGCTCATACTCCAGCATGCGCAGCACCAGGTCCTGGAAGCGGAGGTAGTCGGCGGGGCTGTGGCCCGGCTCCCCCGCCCGCCGGCCCCCGGGCCCGCCCGTCTGCACGCCCAGCACCTCCTGCAGCCGCCGTGTCCCGGGGCCCTGGTAATCCTggcagggggaggtgggagggggggcAAGAGAGTGGCCGTCAgtgggcaggaggggcagggagacACACACGGGGAAAACAGAGGCACAGGAGAGAAAGTGGAAAGAGAGGAGCTAAGAAGAGTTGTGGGGTGGGTAGTAGGAGagacggggtgggtgggggaggaaggaaaggacagACGGGGcggagggaagaggaaggaagggaaagacacaagggcagggaagcagggagagggggagaagggAGCCCCAAGTGTGAGAGTGAGCGGCCACCGGGGTAGGAGGAGCGGCATGGGGCAGGGGCCGCACCTTCCTGAGTTCCTTTGTCCTTCGCAGGGTCCAGCCACCCCCAGGCAGCCGCTCAAAGTACTTTCGAGCCTTGGGTGCCTGGTCCAGCATGGGGGCTGGTGGGATGCCCAGCACCTCCACAATCCGGTTCATCTGGTCCACCTGAGAGCAGGCAGGCAGTCAGGATCATCAGGCCGGCCAGGCCTCCACCCCCTCCAGCACACCCCCTCCTCAGGAGCACACCTCGTTGGAGCCACTGAAGAGGGGCTCTCCAGTGTGCATCTCCACCAGGATGCAGCCCAGGGACCACATGTCAATGGCCAAGTCGTAGGGTGTGCCCAGGAGCACCTCGGGAGAACGGTAGAAACGGCTCTGGATGTACTGGTAGatctgggggaggagagagagcaaTAGTCAGAGGTCCCGCCTCCCCGACTTGTACCAGTGACACCCCCACAGCTAGGAGGACTGACTAAGGACAGGTCTCCTGCCCCCAAAACTGGGGACAGAGGTCTCCAAACCCTGATGTTATCAACACCAGCTTTCCAGGAGTCACTACCACTATCTTATTCATCGGCTTCAGGAGTCTCTGCTGGCCTAATCTGATCCTGATCTCCATTTCTGCTGGCCTGATCCTGAGCCCCTCTTGGTCACCAGAGGCTGGGAGTCTGTAAACCTAGGCCCTTCCCACTCTCCCACACTGGACACTTTTCAAACCACTACCAGCATCATCTTAAATGCCAGCTCACAGGAAACTGCAAAGCTGAAGAGCCCCACCCCCTTCCATCCCCAGCTTTAAGAGCACAGGGTAAACAAAACTTTGCAATCTACCACGCCAGGCTCAAAGCCACCCaaactccccctctccccccctaCAATCTGGCAGCCTCAAAACTGGCTTGTTCTCCCAGGCTCCACTCCTCCCTTTCCTTCCGGCAGTATACCCTGTGGCCCTCTCCTTCACCCACTGGCCCGACCCTCCGTACCCGCAGACACCCCCATCCCAAGCACTATCCCTCAGGCATCGGCCACTTCAAGCTGCACATTACGATCCCATCCCCTCCTAGCCTCGCCCCTTGGCCCCAGGCCACCAGTTGGCCCCGCCCACAGTCTGGCCACACCCACACCACTGGCCCTGCCCCGGGGCCGCACCCGCTGGCCAAGCTGGCAGGAGCTGCCGAAGTCCACGATTTTGATGGCGCTGCGCTTGGGGTTGCAGAGCAGTATGTTCTCGGGCTTGAGGTCGCAGTGAATGATGCTGAGCTCGGGCGTGGCCAGGAAGAGCAGCGCCGTGCAGAGCTGCTGCGCTAGTTTCCGCGTCAGGTTCAGCGAGACGCCACGGAAGTGCGTGTTGCGCAGGAGGTCGTATAGGTTGTAGGAAAGCAGCTCGAACACCAGGCACAGGTGGTTCCGGAACATGAAGTGCCGCTTCAGGTGCACTGCCGGGAAGAGGACGGAAATGGGCCGagggagaagaaactgaggctcagagagggccagCGGCGGCCTGGGGCCCACGCTCATAAGGAGAGAGGCTGGAACCAGATCTGTGTCTCTGCTTCTGGAGCACAGGCCAAACTGTGGCGTGCCCACAGGTACCAGCTGTTAATCAGGATGTTTGTATATGTCTATAACTTGTTTCACACAGgaagttaattttcttttcaagtcTCTGTCAAACTTCCTGATTAAACCAAAGAGAAAGTTTACATTTGGTGCTGATGGGTTTTTTAACACCATCCTACACTTcctcatttaattttataatattgttttagtctcagttctgtttatttttgtgacAAGGGATGCTTGCTTTCCATTTACTGTAAGGAtgtgtattttccttttaaaagaaacacaCTCCTTAAATCTACTTGCTTTTTCTAAGAGGAATCAgtacaggaaagaggaaaaagactGGCATAGATGTTAAGAGTAAAGGCTCTGGAGTCCACTGCCTGGTCAAATTATAGCTCTACTGAGTACAAACACTGCGGCCTTCTGCAAGTGACAGCACCTAAGTGCCTCTGTTTTTTCATCTCCAAGCTGTGGGCAATGATAATGGGGCTGCGGTGCGGGTTAAACAAGTGAATTTATGTAAAGTTCTCACAACAGAGTCTGACCCTTAGTGAGCACGGGATAAACTCTGACCAGCATTCTCATGTGAATAGGGTAGACATCCTGAAAGCGGCAGGAGAAATCACTGATGTCAGGGAATTACAGACCAAACCCTGCCCTGAAGACACCAGCCCCTTCCTGCACCGAGGGTGACCCATCCCCAGGCACCTCTGCCCCAGGCCTCACCTATATAGTACTTCATCTCTGTGTCATGCTGGTTCATCAGCTCCAGCAGCCGCAGCTCAATCTGGGCCTGGTTCAGGAAGGCCTTTTTGTTCTTGATGATCTTGATGGCCACCAGCTCCTGGGTCTGATGATCATAGGCTTTCACCACCTGTGACCACAGGCATGTCACAAAGTGAGGGAATGGGGGCGTGGAGGACAGAGCCAGGTACCGCCACTCTTCTCCCTCCAGTAAGGAGACCCACCAATATCACCATCAGTAACACTAATAACTCAATTTGAGTGTTCACCAACAGTCAGACACGAGTGTGAACACTGGACATGAGATAACACAACAACCTTATGTGGAGAGTCCTGTTATTTGCactattttacagaaaaggaaactgaggcacaggtaaCCAAGTGATTGCACTGGGGTGAGTGGCCCAGCACGGAACTTGAAGCCACTGAACCACTGGCTGTGTGGGTCAATATCAGTGGGTGCCCGTACCTCCTAACCCCTGGATCAGGGTCGGGTGGGGGGCATCCCGCACCTGGCCAAAGGAGCCTTTGCCAATGAGTGAGTCAATCTCATAGCGCTCCAGCCAGCGCTCGCCACTGCGCACGATGTAGTCATGGTTGTCATCGTCATAACCGTGGTTCAGgacctttttctccttcttggtGCTCGAGTCCTGAGGTGGCACCTGCTGGGCCCGCCGCTTCTTCTTCGCATAGTATACCTGCCCGGCCGGCCGGGAGATGAGGACTGGTGAGTGACCGATGCCAGGACCCCTCAGCACCCAGCCGgtgtcccccaccccctgcccacctcATTGATGTGCTTGTAGGTCTTGATGAGGTCCACGGAGAGCTTGCGCAGCGGGGCTGAGGTCGCGTCTCGGAAGGCCAGGGGCAGCCTCCGCGGCAGTAGCCGCCCATCAGGCAATACCTGGGGGAGGCGGGGTGACGGGTGAGCACTGAGCACAGGCCTTCACCTCTGACCTCAAGGGGCAGAACTGCATGGGCAGCTGGCTCATCATTTCCACACACATTATTTAGTTGGTCGCTGTCTGACGACCCCACTAGAATAGAAACTCCCCAAGGGCAGAAACTTTATCTTGCTCTTGCTTTATCTCCCGTGCCtggagcagggcctggcacattgTGGGTGTTCGTTAaaatttgctgagtgaatgaagtgAACTATTTACCCCTGATCTTTCATCACATACCTTTACTCTTTTCTAGACACCTCAGTGGGAGAGATCGGATAGAAAACCTGGGCTCTGACCCTCCCAATCCTTCACCTGAGACCATCCATTTTGGGTATCCCATGTTGAGGAGCTCCCTATCTTGCTTTATCCTCATCCCTTGGGGCCTTCCTAACCCTCACCCCCCACTCTGTGCATCTTTGACCAGTTTTCTCATCCTAAGGATCTTGGATCTGGGTCCAGGACCCTGGACCTCCTACTCCATCCTGCTTCCAGCTCTCCAGTTTAGAGCCTTAACAGTCTACCCTTGAAGGTCTTTACCCTGCGCCCCCAGGCCTTGCTGGCTCCAAGACCCTGCAGCTCAACCTTCTTCCCTTTCAACCCCTCCAGATCTTTCactctggactttttttttttcccttaatgaacatttattgagtgcttactatgtgccagacactgttctcagCATTTCCAATTCCATTTCAttaacttgttt encodes:
- the DYRK1B gene encoding dual specificity tyrosine-phosphorylation-regulated kinase 1B isoform X2, translated to MLAALPPHWGPHRAPAPRGRASPDPGLSGGGSRGAGCEKAPPGRAPAPGLTPLRPSEPTMAVPPGHGPFSGFPGPQEHTQVLPDGRLLPRRLPLAFRDATSAPLRKLSVDLIKTYKHINEVYYAKKKRRAQQVPPQDSSTKKEKKVLNHGYDDDNHDYIVRSGERWLERYEIDSLIGKGSFGQVVKAYDHQTQELVAIKIIKNKKAFLNQAQIELRLLELMNQHDTEMKYYIVHLKRHFMFRNHLCLVFELLSYNLYDLLRNTHFRGVSLNLTRKLAQQLCTALLFLATPELSIIHCDLKPENILLCNPKRSAIKIVDFGSSCQLGQRIYQYIQSRFYRSPEVLLGTPYDLAIDMWSLGCILVEMHTGEPLFSGSNEVDQMNRIVEVLGIPPAPMLDQAPKARKYFERLPGGGWTLRRTKELRKDYQGPGTRRLQEDLVLRMLEYEPAARISPLGALQHGFFRRTADEATNTGPAGSSASTSPAPLDTCPSSSTASSISSSGGSSGSSSDNRTYRYSNRYCGGPGPPIADCEMNSPQVLPSQPLRPWAGGDVPHKTHQAPASASSLPGAGAQLPPQPRCLGRPLSPTSPPPPELMDVSLVGGPPDCSQPHPAPAPQHPAASALRTRMTGGRPPLPPPDDPATLGPHLGLCGIPQSTAASS
- the DYRK1B gene encoding dual specificity tyrosine-phosphorylation-regulated kinase 1B isoform X3, translated to MLAALPPHWGPHRAPAPRGRASPDPGLSGGGSRGAGCEKAPPGRAPAPGLTPLRPSEPTMAVPPGHGPFSGFPGPQEHTQVLPDGRLLPRRLPLAFRDATSAPLRKLSVDLIKTYKHINEVYYAKKKRRAQQVPPQDSSTKKEKKVLNHGYDDDNHDYIVRSGERWLERYEIDSLIGKGSFGQVVKAYDHQTQELVAIKIIKNKKAFLNQAQIELRLLELMNQHDTEMKYYIVHLKRHFMFRNHLCLVFELLSYNLYDLLRNTHFRGVSLNLTRKLAQQLCTALLFLATPELSIIHCDLKPENILLCNPKRSAIKIVDFGSSCQLGQRIYQYIQSRFYRSPEVLLGTPYDLAIDMWSLGCILVEMHTGEPLFSGSNEVDQMNRIVEVLGIPPAPMLDQAPKARKYFERLPGGGWTLRRTKELRKDLVLRMLEYEPAARISPLGALQHGFFRRTADEATNTGPAGSSASTSPAPLDTCPSSSTASSISSSGGSSGSSSDNRTYRYSNRYCGGPGPPIADCEMNSPQVLPSQPLRPWAGGDVPHKTHQAPASASSLPGAGAQLPPQPRCLGRPLSPTSPPPPELMDVSLVGGPPDCSQPHPAPAPQHPAASALRTRMTGGRPPLPPPDDPATLGPHLGLCGIPQSTAASS
- the DYRK1B gene encoding dual specificity tyrosine-phosphorylation-regulated kinase 1B isoform X4; its protein translation is MAVPPGHGPFSGFPGPQEHTQVLPDGRLLPRRLPLAFRDATSAPLRKLSVDLIKTYKHINEVYYAKKKRRAQQVPPQDSSTKKEKKVLNHGYDDDNHDYIVRSGERWLERYEIDSLIGKGSFGQVVKAYDHQTQELVAIKIIKNKKAFLNQAQIELRLLELMNQHDTEMKYYIVHLKRHFMFRNHLCLVFELLSYNLYDLLRNTHFRGVSLNLTRKLAQQLCTALLFLATPELSIIHCDLKPENILLCNPKRSAIKIVDFGSSCQLGQRIYQYIQSRFYRSPEVLLGTPYDLAIDMWSLGCILVEMHTGEPLFSGSNEVDQMNRIVEVLGIPPAPMLDQAPKARKYFERLPGGGWTLRRTKELRKDYQGPGTRRLQEVLGVQTGGPGGRRAGEPGHSPADYLRFQDLVLRMLEYEPAARISPLGALQHGFFRRTADEATNTGPAGSSASTSPAPLDTCPSSSTASSISSSGGSSGSSSDNRTYRYSNRYCGGPGPPIADCEMNSPQVLPSQPLRPWAGGDVPHKTHQAPASASSLPGAGAQLPPQPRCLGRPLSPTSPPPPELMDVSLVGGPPDCSQPHPAPAPQHPAASALRTRMTGGRPPLPPPDDPATLGPHLGLCGIPQSTAASS
- the DYRK1B gene encoding dual specificity tyrosine-phosphorylation-regulated kinase 1B isoform X1, whose product is MLAALPPHWGPHRAPAPRGRASPDPGLSGGGSRGAGCEKAPPGRAPAPGLTPLRPSEPTMAVPPGHGPFSGFPGPQEHTQVLPDGRLLPRRLPLAFRDATSAPLRKLSVDLIKTYKHINEVYYAKKKRRAQQVPPQDSSTKKEKKVLNHGYDDDNHDYIVRSGERWLERYEIDSLIGKGSFGQVVKAYDHQTQELVAIKIIKNKKAFLNQAQIELRLLELMNQHDTEMKYYIVHLKRHFMFRNHLCLVFELLSYNLYDLLRNTHFRGVSLNLTRKLAQQLCTALLFLATPELSIIHCDLKPENILLCNPKRSAIKIVDFGSSCQLGQRIYQYIQSRFYRSPEVLLGTPYDLAIDMWSLGCILVEMHTGEPLFSGSNEVDQMNRIVEVLGIPPAPMLDQAPKARKYFERLPGGGWTLRRTKELRKDYQGPGTRRLQEVLGVQTGGPGGRRAGEPGHSPADYLRFQDLVLRMLEYEPAARISPLGALQHGFFRRTADEATNTGPAGSSASTSPAPLDTCPSSSTASSISSSGGSSGSSSDNRTYRYSNRYCGGPGPPIADCEMNSPQVLPSQPLRPWAGGDVPHKTHQAPASASSLPGAGAQLPPQPRCLGRPLSPTSPPPPELMDVSLVGGPPDCSQPHPAPAPQHPAASALRTRMTGGRPPLPPPDDPATLGPHLGLCGIPQSTAASS